Below is a window of Thermoplasmata archaeon DNA.
ACCATGCGCTCGAATTCCGTCCGCGCAACACGCTCGGGACCGAGCGTGTTCACGAGGCGGCGATAGGCATAGTCCGTGTTCGCCAAACTCCCATCTCCAAGCCGCGGGCGTCCGTAACCCCATGGCCCTGATAAAGCTAACGCGGATGGCGTGGTCTCTCGGAGGCGAACGTCCTCAAACGTTGAGTGCTTTGACCACGAGTTCGCGGAGCCGCGTGGGATCCGCGGCCGCGTCGTACACGCCGAGGACCTGAGCCGCGGAGACCACCTGGTTGTCGGGGGCCTTGTCCACCGCGCGTGCGATGTCGAGTTTGACCTGGAGTTCCGACTTCCCCGCGCTCGCGACGCCCAGGGAGTTCGCAGCGCGGTCGAGTTTCATCCGCGGATCCTCCGTGGAGAACTGCTGGGTGATCTCCCGCTCGACCTCCATCCGGCCACGGCGGAACTCGCCCATCGCGCGGCCGAACCCGCGCGCAAGCTCGGGGAGTTTCGACGGTCCGAAAAGGAAGAGGGC
It encodes the following:
- a CDS encoding twin-arginine translocase TatA/TatE family subunit → MSALSFIDLTAQIEGIEWIILLVIVAALFLFGPSKLPELARGFGRAMGEFRRGRMEVEREITQQFSTEDPRMKLDRAANSLGVASAGKSELQVKLDIARAVDKAPDNQVVSAAQVLGVYDAAADPTRLRELVVKALNV